From the Bacteroidia bacterium genome, one window contains:
- a CDS encoding slipin family protein, protein MDAIGSVFGVLIMFIVLILSSAIRVLREYERGVIFRLGRLIAAKGPGLILVIPLVDRMVKVSLRTIVLDVPPQDVITRDNVSVKVSAVVYFRVIDSSKAIVEVENFMFATSQLSQTTLRSILGQSELDELLSERDKINKQLQEIIDHQTEPWGIKVSLVEVKHIDLPQEMQRAMAKQAEAERERRAKVIAAEGEFQASAKLADAAAVLSRNPAALQLRYLQTLTVVAAEHNSTTLFPIPIDLFKPFLQDRKD, encoded by the coding sequence ATGGATGCAATCGGAAGTGTTTTCGGCGTTCTCATCATGTTCATCGTGCTCATACTCAGCAGCGCCATACGAGTGCTGCGCGAATATGAACGCGGCGTGATTTTCCGCCTCGGCCGCCTTATCGCGGCGAAGGGACCGGGACTCATCCTTGTCATACCGCTGGTGGACCGCATGGTCAAGGTCAGTTTGCGTACCATCGTCCTCGATGTGCCGCCGCAGGACGTTATCACGCGCGACAACGTGTCGGTGAAGGTGAGCGCGGTCGTGTATTTCCGTGTTATCGATTCCTCGAAAGCGATAGTCGAGGTGGAGAACTTTATGTTCGCGACCAGTCAGCTCTCACAGACCACGCTGCGCAGCATACTCGGTCAGTCCGAGCTGGACGAACTCCTCTCGGAACGCGACAAAATCAACAAACAGTTGCAGGAAATCATCGACCACCAGACGGAGCCCTGGGGCATCAAGGTCAGTCTCGTGGAGGTGAAGCATATAGACCTCCCGCAGGAAATGCAGCGCGCCATGGCCAAACAAGCCGAAGCGGAGCGCGAACGCCGCGCGAAAGTCATCGCCGCCGAAGGAGAGTTTCAGGCTTCCGCAAAACTCGCGGATGCCGCCGCAGTGCTTTCACGCAATCCGGCCGCCTTACAATTGCGGTATCTGCAAACGTTGACTGTCGTCGCCGCAGAACACAATTCGACGACACTCTTCCCCATTCCCATTGACCTGTTTAAACCGTTCCTGCAGGACAGAAAAGACTGA
- a CDS encoding nodulation protein NfeD produces the protein MHFRGILLSLLLFIVFSGATPLSGQQRILSVTIDGSINPASAKYLHDAIEEAQQMGMSAVLLRLNTPGGLLQSTREIVRDFLESPLPVIVYVAPGGSQAASAGAFITMAAHVAAMAPGTNIGAAHPVTIAEGQSNIADSSNVPLSKATNDAAAFARSIAEERGRNRDWAEASVRQSAAITETEALRLNVIDLVARDEKDLLAQLEGRRVAVRGDTITLSLIDAEIVQRDMSFQQELLDVLSDPNIAYILLMLGMYGLFFELYNPGAIFPGVVGGICLILAFYSMNTLPVNYAGLALILFGVILFILEVKIVSHGLLSVGGVVSLFLGSIMLIDTQPGLEFLEISTTVILAVTLCSAAFFLFVVGKGIAAQRKKPTTGSEGLRGEIGTVLEDLDPEGAVFVHGERWKARCTSATVPAGARVTVHGMAGFVLIVEPTDDTQYSA, from the coding sequence ATGCACTTCCGCGGCATACTGCTCTCCCTGCTCCTTTTCATCGTCTTCAGTGGCGCAACGCCGCTTTCCGGTCAGCAACGTATCCTCTCCGTCACTATCGACGGAAGTATCAATCCCGCCTCCGCGAAATATCTTCACGACGCGATCGAAGAAGCACAACAAATGGGCATGAGCGCGGTGTTGTTGCGGCTGAATACACCCGGAGGCCTGCTGCAGTCCACAAGAGAGATTGTACGGGATTTTCTTGAAAGTCCTCTTCCCGTCATTGTCTATGTCGCACCCGGCGGTTCACAGGCGGCATCGGCCGGTGCCTTCATCACCATGGCCGCACATGTGGCAGCCATGGCGCCTGGCACGAATATCGGTGCCGCGCATCCGGTAACCATCGCAGAGGGCCAGAGCAACATCGCGGACTCCTCCAATGTCCCGCTCTCCAAAGCCACCAATGATGCCGCAGCATTTGCGCGCAGTATCGCCGAGGAGCGCGGCAGGAACAGGGACTGGGCGGAAGCGAGCGTGCGTCAAAGCGCTGCAATTACGGAAACCGAAGCGCTGCGACTCAACGTGATAGATCTCGTTGCCCGGGACGAGAAAGACCTGCTCGCGCAGCTCGAAGGCAGACGCGTCGCTGTTCGCGGCGACACGATCACCCTCTCCCTCATTGACGCGGAGATCGTGCAACGGGACATGTCCTTTCAGCAGGAATTGCTGGATGTGCTCAGCGATCCGAACATCGCCTATATTCTGCTCATGCTCGGGATGTACGGACTGTTCTTCGAACTCTACAATCCCGGTGCGATTTTTCCCGGTGTCGTCGGAGGAATCTGCCTCATCCTCGCATTTTATTCCATGAACACACTGCCGGTCAATTATGCGGGACTGGCACTGATACTCTTCGGTGTCATTCTGTTCATTCTGGAAGTCAAAATCGTCAGCCACGGCCTGCTGTCTGTCGGCGGCGTCGTTTCGCTTTTTCTCGGCTCCATCATGCTCATAGACACACAGCCGGGACTGGAGTTTCTCGAGATTTCCACCACCGTTATACTTGCGGTCACGCTGTGTTCTGCTGCCTTCTTCCTCTTCGTCGTCGGCAAAGGTATCGCGGCACAGCGGAAGAAACCCACAACAGGCTCAGAAGGACTGCGTGGAGAAATCGGCACCGTACTCGAGGATCTTGATCCGGAAGGCGCGGTATTCGTGCATGGCGAACGCTGGAAAGCGCGATGCACTTCAGCCACAGTCCCCGCGGGCGCCCGCGTCACCGTGCACGGCATGGCCGGCTTCGTCCTCATCGTGGAGCCCACGGACGATACGCAGTATTCAGCTTAA